In the genome of Bosea sp. ANAM02, the window GTGCGTCGGCACGCGCCTGCCCTTTTCAAAGTCTCGGATGGTTAAGAGGCCGAGATGCGCAGCCTTGGCAAATTCTTGCTGGCTCCAATCGAGGAGCGCGCGGGCGGCGCGGCATTGGACTGGCGTGATCGTGATGGCGGCATCGCCTGATCAACGCTTTTCGTCGAGTGACGACTATTCCAGTTGACTGGTGTCGCCTCGGGACTGGCGGTTCGGGTCAGGTCGCGCCGTATCGCTCGTCCCTCTCACCAGAGGGACCGGACGATGACCGGCACCTTGCGCCATCGACGCTCCTCGGCCGGCGCTCGGCTCACAGATCTGCGCCCTGCCCCCACGATCACCCAGCTGAGCCTGTTGAGCTCCGCACGCGACCGCGGCGCAGGTTAGCATGTGTTGTCCCAACTGATCGGTCTGCACGAGCGCAGCCGCGCGGAGCATGCACGCCGAGCCTTTGAGGCTACCCTTACGACCGCCAAGGCCGAGCTCCCGGTGATCGCCAAGTCCCAGATCGCCAGTATCGGCGCCAAGCACTACCGTCATGAGGGTTTGGCTGAGATCGCCCGCACGACCGGGCCGATACTAGCACGCCATGGGCTGGCCTACCGCTTCCGCTTGAACAGCGACGGCGAGGGGGTAACGATCACCTGCGTGATCTCGCACCGTGACGGCCAAAGCGAACACAACAGCCTCTCAGCCGGCGCCGATCACGGCGGCGAGAAGAACGCGATCCTGAAAATTCCCTGATACTAGGGAATTCCACCGATGGTGGGCACCAACGAAGGGGGCATTTCCCCACGCTGTCGCCCCATGCCAAGCTATGCCAGATTACCTATCGGCCAGGACGATAGATGGCCACTTGATCGTGCGACCGGAAACGCCATGCCTGACCCCGCCTCCACCGACCGCCGCCTGATCGGCACCTTCGATTACGTCGTGATCGGGGCGGGCTCGGCCGGCTGTGTCGTCGCCAACCGCCTCGCCGCCGACTCACAGACCAAGGTCCTGGTGCTCGAAGCGGGCGGCATGGATGACTGGATCTGGTTCCACATCCCGGTCGGCTATCTCTTCGCCATCGGCAATCCCCGTGCCGACTGGCAGTTCCAGACCGAGCCGCAGGCCGGGCTCGGCGGGCGGGCGCTCGCCTATCCGCGCGGCAAGGTCGTCGGCGGCTCCTCGGCGATCAATGCCATGGTCTATATGCGCGGCCAGGCCGCCGACTATGACGGCTGGCGCCAGCGCGGTCTCGCCGGCTGGGGCTGGGACGACGTGCTGCCCTATTTCCTGAAGCACGAGGACCACATCGCGCCGCCGCCCGGCGGCCTGCACAAGGCTGGCGGGGAATGGCGTGTCGAGCACCCCCGCGTGCGCTGGGCGATCCTGAATGCGATTCGCGACGCGGCGGAAGCCGCGGGCATCGCCAAGATTCCCGATTTCAACATGGGCGACAACGAAGGCTCCTCCTATTTCCAGGTGAACCAGCGACGCGGGCGGCGGCTGAGCGCCTATGGCGCCTTCCTGAAGCCGCTGCTTCGCGAGAAGGAAC includes:
- a CDS encoding ERF family protein produces the protein MSQLIGLHERSRAEHARRAFEATLTTAKAELPVIAKSQIASIGAKHYRHEGLAEIARTTGPILARHGLAYRFRLNSDGEGVTITCVISHRDGQSEHNSLSAGADHGGEKNAILKIP
- a CDS encoding helix-turn-helix transcriptional regulator, whose product is MTITPVQCRAARALLDWSQQEFAKAAHLGLLTIRDFEKGRRVPTHNNLRGIKFALEEGGVEIGRRNRSLRSEEAEQLSSKQGFG